CGACCGCCGACGGCCGCGGCCTGCGCGTGGCGGGAACGGGTCACTCGTTCACGCCGCTGTGTGCGACAGGCGGGACGCTCGTGTCACTGGACGACTGGCAGGGCATCGCGTCGCTCGACCGCGAGCGCG
This Myxococcota bacterium DNA region includes the following protein-coding sequences:
- a CDS encoding FAD-binding protein; translation: MSDERWTNFSGRVTCAPARFARPRDEAELVAAVTAATADGRGLRVAGTGHSFTPLCATGGTLVSLDDWQGIASLDRER